The genomic interval CGTGGGCTGGCACCACAAATCCGCCTCAGGCCCACGGCTAGCGCCTGAGGCTCACTGGGGGCCACCAACTTCGCCGGGTGCGTGGAGCATCGGCTCGATTTAAGCGATCAGTTAAGCACGAGTTGTGCCAAAGCGACCAGAAGGGATTTCTCAATGGAATCCTCGTGATTTGCGAGCCGGGTTGCGTTGAGGAGCGATGCCGGATGCACAAACAGTCTCCACGCAGTGGACAGAAACTTTCCAGTGCCACCCCGCTGCCGGACCTGATCATTGATGCTGCTCAACGCCCCTCCAGGGAGGTGCGACTGTGCGGCGGAAATGGAAACTCAATAATTTTGGAAAAACGGTGGCGGTCTTCGCCGATTGATTTGCCTTTACCTCATGAGGGCAAATTCGGTCGCCGTTGTTCGTTGAGTGCATGCGTTGAGTGCATGCTCTGGTCGGACGCGCAACTGAACGGGACAAGCGAGTGTGGTTGCGATGGGGCATCCCTACTTTCCTAGGCAGCAGGGACAGAGCAACCATGCTCGTTTGTTTTTTGACGCAGGATTTTGCATTTTGACGGAGAATTCACCAAAATAGACGCTGCCGGACGTCCCCGCAAAATGCTCAAGACGCTTGAGTAATGGTCGTCGTCTGGTTAAGGTAGAGCGTGCATTTTGAACGCCCCTCATTACCAGCGAGCCTGCCGTGGACATCGAGGCCTCGAGTTCAGATTCCGCGTCTCAGCCGGACCGTTCTCTTGTCATGCAGATAAGGAATGGTGACGAATACGCTGCATCGCTTCTTTATCAACGCTACGCCCATCGGCTCATTGGTCTGATCCACAGCAAGATGAACGGTCACGTTTCGGTAGGAACAGAGCCGGAAGACATCGTGCAGTCGGTTTTTCGCAGTGTGTTTGGTCGCATGAAGTCGGATAACTACGATGCCCCGGAAGGCTCGACGTTATGGAGTCTGCTGGCTGTAGTAGCCGTCCGCAAGCTGAACAAGAACCGCACTTACCATCGAGCGCAGCGCCGCGACATCGGGCGTAACGTTGCGTTGGATGAAGCGAATGAGCCGTACGATAGTGATGACAACTCGCCCGATTCGTTCGCTGTGTGTCTCCGTGAGGCGATGGAACTGCTACTACCGATCGAGCAAACCGTCCTGCTATTGCGCATGGATGGCTACAACGTCGAGGAGATAGCCAAAAAGACGAAACGCGCAAAGCGAACGGTTGAACGCAGCTTTCGGAACATACGCGTTCGTCTCTCAGAGAGCTTGCTGCAGGAAGAACCCGAGCACCAGCCTGCGGACCAAGCGTCATAGTCCTGCGGACCAAGCGTCATAGTCCTGCGGACCAAGCGGCACAGTGTGGCGAGTTCTGTCTCGTCAGCATGCTGCGATTGGCGCTGGCGAAACCGGTTGCGATGAGAACCAAGGGGCTCGTGATCCATCCGGGCAAACGCAGGGCAGTCCATTCTTCGGTATTGATTGGATGTTGCGGTGTTGCTCTTGAGCCATTTCTTGTCCACAGCCACCTCCCCCAAGGAACTTGGGGGAGGTCGAGCAAAGCCCTTTAGGCGAATGCGAGGGAGGGGGCCTGTCTGGGCAGCAATACGTTTGAGCAAGGTAAAACGCTTGGCGGGGCACGCTATCGACTTGGAAATCTGAGCGACGATTGTCGTGCGACTTTCCAAGTCGAGAACGAACACCACGATCCGCCCAAACACAAGCCATACGCTTTGTCCTGTGCTGCGGGTCAAGCGACGGCATCGTGGTGTCATTTGCCGATCGACATCAAGTTTTTTGTCATTCTGGAAAACGATGGCGGGTTGATTAGATAGATTTGCCTAAACCTATTGAGCCGTTGAATCGGAAAACATGCTCAGTGGTTCGAGGAACTGAATGGCGTCGTAGCGGTACACCGTGGCTGTACAACGAACCTGTACACCGTGGCGCTGCACAGTTGATTCAACCGTTTGTGTCATTGCCGTTTGTGCATCTCAACAACTTGGATGAAAAGGTGTTTCCCATGATCAACTCCATCGTATCAGACCCTGTGGAGGACGCGATTGATGATTTTGAAGAAGACTGGAGTGCGGAATCCCTGTCGACGATCCCTGAGTTGCTCAGACAATATGATCTGCTGGGCGATCAGGAAGCGTTGACAGAGCTATTGCGCATCGACATCGAGTTGCGTTACGCGCACGGCAAGTCCGTCGATTTGCAGAAATGCATCAAGGAGTTTGCGAATCTACTGACGAAGAAAGAGCACACGCAGATGGTTGCGTATGAGGACTATCGTTCTCGGCGTGACCACGGCCTCTCGCTTCCGCTCGCTCGATGGCGTGATGTACCTGGGGTGTCAGACGCCTCCTGGTTCCGTGAGTTGATGCTGTCTCCCAACGCTTTTCACGGCATGCCTGCAATGTCAGCGTCAGCCATTCGACGCAATGGGCAGTCCGGTGTGGAATCTGTCGACTCCGACGAAGACTTGCTCGACAACCGATTCATGGCAGCGTTACGAGAGTCTGGATTTCAGCTCGTGGAGGAGATCGGCGCAGGAGAGCTCAGTCGTGTGTTCTTAGCGACTCAGCATGAGCTGGCTGAACGATATGTCGTATTGAAAATCGTTCGCCGTCCGATGACGGAGCCGCAAGCGATGGCGATGTTGCAGCATACCAACATCGTTCCGATCTATTCCTATCACTTGATCCAGTCGCACTGCGTCATTTGCATGCCGTACGCAGGACGTTTGACGCTGCAAGAATATCTCAATGGCCAACAGGACGCCAACTCACGAAGTGGGCAAAGCTTGGTACGGACGGTACAAGCAAGCGTCAATGACACCAAGCTGTCGTTCGATGAGGATGCGACCGCGGACGGGTTATCCATCCCGACGGTTTTGTCGCCGGCTGCTGATGACACGGCTGTTCGCAAGCCGTTGGAAAAACTATCTGAATTGGGCCGCGACAAGCTGGCGTTATGGTTATTCAAACGCTTGGCTGCCGCTCTCGCTCATGCTCACGCTCGCGGTGTGATGCACAACGACCTTAAACCCGGAAATATCCTGATTCGCAACGACGGCGAACCGGCACTATTGGATTTCAATCTGGCACACCATGTCGGCGAAGCAAAACCACAGGCGATCGGTGGGACGCTGCCCTACATGGCACCCGAAGCCCTGCAGGCTTTGCTGGGAGACGATGCACGGTCCACCGAAGTGACTGATGTCTATGGGCTGGGGGCCATCATGTTTCAGTTCGTTACCGGACGACTGCCCTTTGAGGGACCAGGGTCTGCCGATCCAGAGCAATTGAAACGAGCGATCGAGAATCGACGAGGATCTCCAAGCTGGAGACCGACAGACAAACTGAGCGTCGGGTTGAAATCGATCATCAACCTCACCTTGCATGCCGATCCGGCTCTTCGTTATTCGTCGGCCGAATCTCTGGCAGGAGATTTGAAAAGGGAGTTCAGCAATCAGCCCTTGCTGGTGGCCCCAGAGGCGTTGAGGCAGCGAATTGCCAAGTGGTTTCGGCGAAATCCAAGAGCGACCTCCGGTGGCGCAGTCGCGGCGTTGCTGTTGTCCGCGTTGATTCCGCTAGCGGTCTTTGCCAGTGTGGCGATCGAAAACACAAAGTCGCTTGCGGCGTTCAACCGTGCCCGTGATTTCTCTGCACGGTCAGATGACGCACTTTCCATCATGATGGCCGACCCTAGACGCAATGAGCTGTCACCGATCCAAGACGCCATGGCTCCTCTTTCTGATTTTGATCTGCTGACCCCTGATGGCGTGGACGATCTCGTTTCCGAATATCTGCCCGCAGCAAATCGACAGGAAATGAGGCAACGTGTACTTCGCCACGCCGGGCAAGTCGCGTTTTTTGAAATCGACCGACTGGAGCCGATGGCCTACAAAGGCGAGCTGACACCGGGCGACCTCGACACGGCAACCTCACTTGTGGATACCGTCCGTCGAGTGACCTCCGACTCCACGTCGCGCTCGAGCCTCTGGCTGCAGTCCATGCTCGCAGGACTGCGAGGCGACAAGGCAAACGAGGCGAAATTTGCGACCGCAGCCGAAGATTGCAAGATGACAAATGATTCCGAGGAATACCTCGAAGCCGTTCGTTTGATGTCGCTGCAGCGGTACGAGGAAGCCCGGGAGATGCTGACGATCTTGGCGGACCGAGACACAATCCCGTCGGCATTGCGGTGGACCGGGTTGGGGAGATCGCAGTTGCAGAACGGGCAGTACGAGGACGCAAAGCTCTCCTTCACCCAATCCATCAATCGCGCCAAAGACTCTACAGCGTTGTACTTCCTTCGTGGCCTCTGCTTTGAGAACCTGCGACAAAGAGATCGAGCAATCGAAGACTTCAACAAGTCAATCGAATTGAATCCTGAGAACACCTTTGCCTTGGGGCATCGCAGTTCCATTTACCAGAACACCAAACGCCATCGAGAAGCCATCGATGACCTGAACCGACTGCTTGAACTTCGCCCAGAAAGTGCCCGCAACTTGCTCGCTCGAGCACGCTCCTACCGAGCCATCGGTGAACAAGAACTGGCGGATCAGGATTTCAAGCGAGCGTTTGAAGTTGAAAGCAGCGATTTCAATTCGTCCAATGCGAGAGCCAGTGTGTTGATGGCCAAGCAAGACTACGAAGGCGCTCTGCAAGAGTACTTGAGGGCTGATGCAGAGAATCCCAACGATGCGGTCACGTTGAAAAAGATCGCTGACTTGCTTTCAATCCATCTGCATCGCGAATCCGAAGCCATCGAGATGTACAGTCGCGTGATCGAGATACAGAAACTCAACGAGTCAGCGCTCATTGATCGTGCCGTGCTGCTCGCTCGGGCTGGCAGATTTGAGGAAGCCAAAGAGGACATGGAAAAAGCGCTCAAGCAACCCAATGCAAAGGCAACCTTGTATCAAGCCGCTTGTGTCTGTGCGTTGATGCCGTTCGAGCAGAGCCACAAACGTGCCCTTCGATTTCTGGCTTTGGCCCATGCAGCGGGATACCAGAGTAGCAGTATCGAAACGGGCGACCTGGCGACAGACCCTGACCTCGCCTCTCTCCATGGCCTGGATGGCTTCCAAGAAATCCTTCGCGTCTATCAGCTCTCCGCTGCCAGGTAAATTCCAACAGCATTCCACCAGATTCGTGGATTCGAAACAACATCTCAATCAGTACACCTTTTACTAAAAGTCCCGCCCAACCATGTCGAAACTTTCATCCAAAAACATCCTGACAAATAGTCAATTTCAGACGCTGGAAGACCGCCGAATGCTGGTCAGCTACGCTACTCCATGGCCAGACGCCCACGGCCTGACCATCAGTTTCCCAAATGATGGCGTTGAAATCGCAAGTCATCAGAACAACGTCAATGAAACGTTGGACGCCGTTGCCTCAACGGAGCAGTGGCAGGAACTGGTGCTGCGTGCCTACCAAACGTGGGCGATTCATGCGGACATCAATGTTGGCGTTCGAAATGATTTTGATTCTCCCTTCGGAACGCCCGGTATGACGACCGGCGATCCACGGTTCGGTGAATTCAGGATCGGTGCCATTCCTCAGGAGGGCGCCTTGGCAAATTCGATTCCGTTCCAAGCCGCTGCGGGGACTTACTCTGGCGACCTGGTTCTCAATTCAAACGAATCGTTTCACTACCACGATTGGGCCGGCGGCGTGGGACCAGACCCGAGCTCATTGAATGCGGAGGACAGAGACTTGTTCAGTCTCTTGCTGCACGAAACTGGCAACACACTCGGGCTGGAGGACACCAGCGACTCGTGGATGGTCATGTTCCGCCAGTACACGACTCCCCGAGGAATTCTGAGCCAGGAGGACATCGACGCGATTC from Stieleria varia carries:
- a CDS encoding serine/threonine-protein kinase, with product MVRGTEWRRSGTPWLYNEPVHRGAAQLIQPFVSLPFVHLNNLDEKVFPMINSIVSDPVEDAIDDFEEDWSAESLSTIPELLRQYDLLGDQEALTELLRIDIELRYAHGKSVDLQKCIKEFANLLTKKEHTQMVAYEDYRSRRDHGLSLPLARWRDVPGVSDASWFRELMLSPNAFHGMPAMSASAIRRNGQSGVESVDSDEDLLDNRFMAALRESGFQLVEEIGAGELSRVFLATQHELAERYVVLKIVRRPMTEPQAMAMLQHTNIVPIYSYHLIQSHCVICMPYAGRLTLQEYLNGQQDANSRSGQSLVRTVQASVNDTKLSFDEDATADGLSIPTVLSPAADDTAVRKPLEKLSELGRDKLALWLFKRLAAALAHAHARGVMHNDLKPGNILIRNDGEPALLDFNLAHHVGEAKPQAIGGTLPYMAPEALQALLGDDARSTEVTDVYGLGAIMFQFVTGRLPFEGPGSADPEQLKRAIENRRGSPSWRPTDKLSVGLKSIINLTLHADPALRYSSAESLAGDLKREFSNQPLLVAPEALRQRIAKWFRRNPRATSGGAVAALLLSALIPLAVFASVAIENTKSLAAFNRARDFSARSDDALSIMMADPRRNELSPIQDAMAPLSDFDLLTPDGVDDLVSEYLPAANRQEMRQRVLRHAGQVAFFEIDRLEPMAYKGELTPGDLDTATSLVDTVRRVTSDSTSRSSLWLQSMLAGLRGDKANEAKFATAAEDCKMTNDSEEYLEAVRLMSLQRYEEAREMLTILADRDTIPSALRWTGLGRSQLQNGQYEDAKLSFTQSINRAKDSTALYFLRGLCFENLRQRDRAIEDFNKSIELNPENTFALGHRSSIYQNTKRHREAIDDLNRLLELRPESARNLLARARSYRAIGEQELADQDFKRAFEVESSDFNSSNARASVLMAKQDYEGALQEYLRADAENPNDAVTLKKIADLLSIHLHRESEAIEMYSRVIEIQKLNESALIDRAVLLARAGRFEEAKEDMEKALKQPNAKATLYQAACVCALMPFEQSHKRALRFLALAHAAGYQSSSIETGDLATDPDLASLHGLDGFQEILRVYQLSAAR
- a CDS encoding RNA polymerase sigma factor; the encoded protein is MQIRNGDEYAASLLYQRYAHRLIGLIHSKMNGHVSVGTEPEDIVQSVFRSVFGRMKSDNYDAPEGSTLWSLLAVVAVRKLNKNRTYHRAQRRDIGRNVALDEANEPYDSDDNSPDSFAVCLREAMELLLPIEQTVLLLRMDGYNVEEIAKKTKRAKRTVERSFRNIRVRLSESLLQEEPEHQPADQAS